A region of Streptomyces sp. WMMC500 DNA encodes the following proteins:
- a CDS encoding VOC family protein: MTVRPEGAPCWADATFPDLEAAKSFYADVFGWTFEDGGKAAGHYTQASADSGVAAGLAPPMPGEQDARAEWTLYFATPDADATAEHVGENGGRVVTGPMEVGPYGTMAIAEDPDGIRFGLWEPGSHEGFAAIGEPGTFCWAEVDTRNPEHADAFFPEVFGYRVRKMQDDTMDYAVWSVGDGDPLLGRAQMSGDVFPAGTPPHVGVCFAVEDCDRAVETTRRHGGNVTFGPQDSPFGRMATLQDPQGASFTVINVNRTVGEMPDFA, translated from the coding sequence ATGACCGTACGACCCGAAGGCGCACCCTGCTGGGCGGACGCGACCTTCCCCGACCTCGAGGCCGCGAAGAGCTTCTACGCCGACGTCTTCGGCTGGACCTTCGAGGACGGCGGCAAGGCCGCCGGGCACTACACCCAGGCGTCCGCGGACAGCGGCGTCGCCGCCGGCCTCGCGCCGCCGATGCCGGGGGAGCAGGACGCCCGGGCGGAATGGACGCTCTACTTCGCCACGCCCGACGCCGACGCCACCGCCGAGCACGTCGGCGAGAACGGCGGGCGGGTCGTCACGGGCCCGATGGAGGTCGGCCCGTACGGCACGATGGCCATCGCCGAGGACCCGGACGGCATCCGGTTCGGCCTGTGGGAGCCGGGCAGCCACGAGGGCTTCGCCGCGATCGGCGAGCCCGGCACGTTCTGCTGGGCCGAGGTCGACACCCGCAACCCCGAGCACGCCGACGCCTTCTTCCCCGAGGTCTTCGGCTACCGGGTGCGCAAGATGCAGGACGACACCATGGACTACGCCGTGTGGAGCGTCGGTGACGGCGACCCGCTGCTGGGCCGGGCGCAGATGAGCGGCGACGTCTTCCCCGCCGGGACGCCCCCGCACGTGGGCGTCTGCTTCGCCGTGGAGGACTGCGACCGTGCCGTGGAGACGACGCGGCGGCACGGCGGCAACGTGACGTTCGGGCCGCAGGACTCGCCGTTCGGGCGGATGGCGACCCTTCAGGACCCGCAGGGCGCGTCGTTCACCGTGATCAACGTCAACCGCACGGTCGGCGAGATGCCGGACTTCGCCTGA
- a CDS encoding SDR family oxidoreductase, with the protein MLLQNKNAIVYGAGGSIGAAVARTFAREGARVHLVGRHAANIEAVARDITEAGGTADAAVVDALDERAVEEHAAGVAAEAGSIDVSINLITRNDVQGTPLVDLSVADYVSCVTRGLTTNFITARAAGTRMAEQGSGVILALNSGSSHTSPLMGGTCPADSAIDALIRSLAQELGPRGVRAAGLWAAGVPESLTPQKLGAVNPAMATPEALQGVLDTLDDLRMLPASPRIQEIADLAAFLASDRANAVTGTWVNATAMFPS; encoded by the coding sequence ATGCTGCTGCAGAACAAGAACGCGATCGTCTACGGCGCCGGCGGAAGCATCGGCGCCGCGGTGGCCCGCACCTTCGCCCGCGAGGGCGCCCGGGTCCACCTCGTCGGCCGGCACGCGGCGAACATCGAGGCGGTGGCGCGGGACATCACCGAGGCAGGCGGCACGGCCGACGCGGCGGTCGTCGACGCGCTGGACGAGCGCGCGGTGGAGGAGCACGCGGCCGGGGTGGCCGCCGAGGCGGGCTCCATCGACGTCAGCATCAACCTGATCACCCGCAACGACGTCCAGGGCACCCCGCTGGTCGACCTGTCCGTGGCCGACTACGTCTCCTGCGTCACCCGCGGCCTCACCACCAACTTCATCACCGCCCGCGCTGCGGGCACCCGCATGGCGGAGCAGGGCTCCGGCGTCATCCTGGCGCTCAACAGCGGCTCGTCCCACACCAGCCCGCTCATGGGCGGCACCTGCCCCGCGGACTCGGCGATCGACGCCCTCATCCGCTCCCTCGCCCAGGAACTGGGCCCCCGCGGCGTCCGCGCCGCGGGCCTGTGGGCCGCCGGCGTCCCGGAGAGCCTCACCCCGCAGAAGCTCGGCGCGGTCAACCCGGCGATGGCCACCCCGGAAGCCCTCCAGGGCGTCCTGGACACGCTGGACGACCTCCGCATGCTCCCGGCGTCCCCCCGCATCCAGGAGATCGCCGACCTGGCCGCCTTCCTCGCCTCCGACCGCGCGAACGCCGTCACCGGCACCTGGGTCAACGCCACGGCGATGTTCCCGAGCTGA
- a CDS encoding RNA polymerase subunit sigma-70, with translation MPDETCAVCGGPLPPRAGRRGRSTVYCSAACRQRAYRGRRAPEAAGSVRDLISDVAARAGRLTPRPPETFYAEVTELSSSVGRLRRIARTARDAAAEGPAAPEDGAPAPDGVPPGTAGESSAPAAGESSAPAASENVTPRPVTNEPAEPPDDADFAGLMEAYRRELQVHCYRMTGSYDESEDLVQETFLKAWRRRETYEGRAAVRAWLYRIATNTCLDHLRRHSRAPARYERLPGMAHGDAEPPTRITWLQPYPDELLADVPAADAGPEAQAGARETVDLVFLAALQHLPPRQRAVFVLRDVVGLPAAQTAGLLDLSTAAVNSALQRARPALRAHLPAGGPAEWTPLRPPTRAELAAVDRYREAAERLDMAAMAAALTEDAKLTMPPNPFWFVGRQTIVDFVSQSLDPALPAFFGDWRHVRTRANGRPAVAGYVRRPGTTVYRAQTLEVLRVADGRIAEITTFEPHLLPAFGLPMTL, from the coding sequence GTGCCGGACGAGACGTGTGCGGTCTGCGGCGGGCCGCTGCCGCCCCGCGCCGGCCGCCGGGGCCGCAGCACCGTCTACTGCTCCGCCGCCTGCCGCCAGCGCGCCTACCGCGGGCGCCGCGCCCCCGAGGCGGCCGGCTCCGTGCGGGACCTGATCTCGGACGTCGCCGCGCGCGCCGGGCGGCTCACGCCGCGGCCGCCGGAGACGTTCTACGCGGAGGTGACGGAGCTGTCGTCGTCGGTGGGGCGGCTGCGGCGCATCGCCCGTACGGCGCGGGACGCGGCGGCCGAAGGACCGGCCGCACCCGAAGACGGCGCCCCCGCACCGGACGGCGTCCCGCCCGGCACCGCCGGAGAAAGCTCCGCGCCCGCCGCCGGAGAAAGCTCCGCGCCCGCGGCCTCGGAAAACGTCACGCCGCGGCCCGTGACGAATGAGCCGGCGGAACCCCCGGACGACGCGGACTTCGCCGGCCTGATGGAGGCGTACCGCCGCGAACTGCAGGTCCACTGCTACCGGATGACCGGCTCGTACGACGAGTCGGAAGACCTCGTCCAGGAGACGTTCCTCAAGGCGTGGCGCCGCCGCGAGACCTACGAGGGCCGCGCCGCCGTACGCGCCTGGCTCTACCGCATCGCCACCAACACCTGCCTCGACCACCTCCGGCGCCACTCCCGCGCCCCCGCCCGCTACGAGCGGCTGCCCGGCATGGCCCACGGCGACGCCGAGCCGCCCACCCGTATCACCTGGCTCCAGCCCTACCCCGACGAACTGCTGGCCGACGTGCCCGCCGCCGACGCGGGGCCCGAGGCCCAGGCCGGCGCCCGGGAGACCGTCGACCTGGTCTTCCTCGCGGCGCTCCAGCACCTGCCGCCGCGCCAGCGGGCCGTGTTCGTCCTCCGCGACGTCGTCGGCCTGCCCGCCGCGCAGACCGCCGGCCTGCTGGACCTGAGCACCGCCGCCGTGAACAGCGCCCTGCAGCGCGCCCGGCCCGCGCTGCGCGCGCACCTGCCCGCGGGCGGGCCCGCGGAGTGGACGCCGCTGAGGCCGCCGACGCGCGCGGAGCTGGCGGCCGTCGACCGGTACCGGGAGGCGGCCGAGCGGCTGGACATGGCGGCGATGGCGGCGGCGCTGACGGAGGACGCGAAGCTGACGATGCCGCCGAACCCCTTCTGGTTCGTCGGGCGGCAGACGATCGTGGACTTCGTCTCGCAGTCGCTCGATCCGGCCCTGCCCGCCTTCTTCGGCGACTGGCGGCATGTGCGGACCCGCGCCAACGGCCGCCCGGCGGTCGCCGGTTACGTGCGCCGGCCGGGCACGACGGTGTACCGGGCGCAGACGCTGGAGGTGCTGCGGGTGGCGGACGGGCGGATAGCCGAGATCACGACGTTCGAGCCGCATCTGCTGCCCGCGTTCGGGCTGCCGATGACGCTCTGA
- a CDS encoding aspartate-semialdehyde dehydrogenase codes for MKIGIVGATGQVGGVMRDILAERAFPVDQLRLFASARSAGRTLPWREAPGGAVTVEDAGTADYSGLDIVLFSAGGATSKALAEKVAAQGPVVIDNSSAWRRDPSVPLVVSEVNPHAVADRPKGIIANPNCTTMAAMPVLKPLHREAGLVSMVVATYQAVSGSGLAGVEELFQQVRAAGEEAPKLTRDGAAVAFPEPAKYAAPIAYNVLPLAGSLVDDGLDETDEEQKLRHESRKILEIPELKVSGTCVRVPVFTGHSLQVNARFAAPLSPARAAELLAAAEGVALADVPTPLGAAGRDVSYVGRIRRDETAENGLALFLSGDNLRKGAALNAVQIAELVAAERRS; via the coding sequence ATGAAGATCGGAATCGTCGGAGCCACCGGCCAGGTCGGCGGAGTGATGCGCGACATCCTCGCCGAGCGCGCCTTCCCGGTGGACCAGCTTCGCCTGTTCGCGTCGGCCCGGTCCGCGGGGCGCACGCTGCCGTGGCGGGAGGCTCCGGGCGGTGCGGTCACGGTGGAGGACGCGGGCACCGCCGACTACTCCGGGCTCGACATCGTGCTGTTCTCCGCCGGCGGCGCCACGTCCAAGGCGCTCGCCGAGAAGGTCGCGGCGCAGGGCCCTGTCGTGATCGACAACTCCTCCGCGTGGCGCCGCGACCCGTCGGTGCCGCTGGTGGTCTCCGAGGTCAACCCGCACGCGGTGGCGGACCGCCCCAAGGGCATCATCGCCAACCCGAACTGCACGACGATGGCCGCCATGCCCGTGCTCAAGCCGCTGCACCGCGAGGCGGGCCTGGTCTCCATGGTCGTCGCCACCTACCAGGCGGTCTCCGGCTCCGGCCTCGCGGGCGTGGAGGAGCTGTTCCAGCAGGTCCGCGCCGCCGGCGAGGAGGCGCCGAAGCTGACCCGGGACGGCGCCGCTGTCGCGTTCCCCGAGCCGGCGAAGTACGCGGCCCCGATCGCGTACAACGTGCTGCCGCTGGCCGGCTCCCTCGTCGACGACGGCCTCGACGAGACGGACGAGGAGCAGAAGCTGCGCCACGAGTCGCGCAAGATCCTGGAGATCCCGGAGCTGAAGGTCTCCGGCACCTGCGTCCGCGTGCCCGTCTTCACCGGGCACTCGCTGCAGGTCAACGCCCGCTTCGCCGCGCCGCTGAGCCCCGCTCGGGCCGCGGAGCTGCTGGCCGCCGCGGAGGGCGTGGCGCTCGCGGACGTGCCGACGCCGCTGGGCGCGGCGGGGCGGGACGTCTCGTACGTGGGGCGCATCCGGCGCGACGAGACGGCGGAGAACGGGCTCGCGCTGTTCCTCTCGGGCGACAACCTGCGCAAGGGTGCGGCGCTGAACGCGGTGCAGATCGCGGAACTGGTCGCGGCGGAGCGCCGGTCCTGA
- a CDS encoding alpha-L-fucosidase — protein MRRGARSVGTGAAAVALTATALLPAAGETASAADECTRPVEPASLMAVEDCDSPERILAKAAHIVPTRGQLAWQRREVTAFTHFGMNTLTDREWGSGAEDPALFDPGRVDVAQWMRTYRAMGAEMAMLTAKHHDGFNLYPTRYSDHSVAASPHSRDLLGTYVREARKAGLGVGVYLSPSDGSELPHAWHAGWLDRLRAKQEAGEPLTSVERTALADGGPPSGHGRYGNGSPVRTHTIPTLVEGDDRADDVAAGRLPTFTVRANDYDAYYLNQVYELFTEYGPIDELWLDGANPWRDAGIAQEYGFRQWYELIHALSPDTVVFQGPLGIRWVGNERGVARETEWSVTPHTVDPRSTHGALPSDSTDPDIGSRDRLLADGVRYLQWYPAEADVSNRPGWFHHPGERPKTADELFALYEQSVGRNAPLLLNVPPARDGRIAPEDVRELRAFGDRVRAVYGADVLDRRGPQTFDRVRLAEDVRHGQRVERFAVEARDPATGEWREIAAGTTIGAYRILPLAAPVTAEKLRVRVDEARGEPRLLPVTAHLSTAGGP, from the coding sequence GTGCGTAGAGGCGCCCGTTCCGTCGGCACGGGAGCCGCGGCCGTCGCCCTCACCGCCACCGCCCTGCTGCCGGCCGCCGGCGAGACCGCGTCCGCCGCCGACGAGTGCACCCGGCCGGTCGAGCCCGCCTCCCTGATGGCCGTCGAGGACTGCGACAGCCCGGAGCGCATCCTCGCCAAGGCCGCCCACATCGTGCCCACCCGCGGCCAGCTCGCCTGGCAGCGGCGCGAGGTGACCGCCTTCACCCACTTCGGCATGAACACCCTCACCGACCGCGAGTGGGGCTCGGGCGCGGAGGACCCGGCGCTCTTCGACCCGGGCCGCGTCGACGTCGCCCAGTGGATGCGTACGTACCGGGCGATGGGCGCCGAGATGGCCATGCTCACCGCCAAGCACCACGACGGCTTCAACCTCTACCCGACGCGCTACTCCGACCACTCCGTGGCCGCCAGCCCGCACAGCCGCGACCTCCTCGGCACGTACGTCAGGGAGGCCCGCAAGGCGGGCCTCGGCGTGGGCGTCTACCTCTCCCCGTCCGACGGCTCGGAGCTGCCGCACGCCTGGCACGCCGGCTGGCTGGACCGGCTGCGCGCGAAGCAGGAGGCGGGCGAGCCGCTGACGAGCGTCGAGCGCACCGCGCTCGCCGACGGCGGCCCGCCCTCGGGCCACGGCCGCTACGGCAACGGCAGCCCGGTGCGCACGCACACCATCCCCACCCTCGTCGAGGGCGACGACCGCGCCGACGACGTCGCCGCCGGGCGGCTGCCCACGTTCACGGTGCGCGCGAACGACTACGACGCCTACTACCTGAACCAGGTCTACGAGCTGTTCACCGAGTACGGCCCCATCGACGAGCTGTGGCTCGACGGCGCCAACCCGTGGCGGGACGCGGGCATCGCGCAGGAGTACGGCTTCCGGCAGTGGTACGAGCTGATCCACGCGCTCTCCCCGGACACCGTCGTCTTCCAGGGCCCGCTGGGCATCCGCTGGGTCGGCAACGAGCGCGGCGTCGCCCGCGAGACCGAGTGGAGCGTCACCCCGCACACCGTCGACCCCCGGTCCACGCACGGGGCGCTGCCCAGCGACTCCACCGACCCCGACATCGGCTCGCGCGACAGGCTGCTGGCCGACGGGGTGCGGTACCTCCAGTGGTATCCGGCGGAGGCCGACGTCTCCAACCGCCCCGGCTGGTTCCACCACCCCGGCGAGCGGCCGAAGACCGCGGACGAGCTGTTCGCGCTGTACGAGCAGAGCGTCGGCCGCAACGCTCCGCTGCTGCTCAACGTGCCGCCCGCGCGCGACGGCCGGATCGCCCCCGAGGACGTACGCGAACTGCGTGCCTTCGGGGACCGGGTGCGCGCGGTCTACGGCGCGGACGTGCTCGACCGGCGCGGGCCGCAGACGTTCGACCGGGTCCGGCTGGCGGAGGACGTTCGGCACGGCCAGCGCGTCGAGCGGTTCGCGGTGGAGGCGCGGGATCCGGCGACGGGGGAGTGGCGGGAGATCGCGGCGGGCACGACGATCGGCGCGTACCGGATCCTGCCGCTGGCCGCGCCGGTGACGGCGGAGAAGCTGCGGGTGCGCGTGGACGAGGCGCGGGGCGAGCCGCGGCTGCTGCCGGTCACGGCGCATCTGAGCACCGCCGGGGGCCCGTAG
- a CDS encoding 4-alpha-glucanotransferase yields the protein MSLARLAALHGVAVSHEHTPGRALPVPEDTLVAVLAALGVDASGPTAVAEALAAYEKAERDRLLPAAVVPPAGTRLDLDPLPDGTETALTGEDGDALDPRAPLPLGVHTLTATAPDGRTGRATVIAAPTRVPQPRRRGAGLALPLPALLSGRSWGMGDLGDLAELAAWSARTHGMDFVQLAPLHAAVPGAAGRPADPSPYRPSSRRFADPVHLRIEDIPEYRYLAPADRAQADELAGRAAALREKVRAKGGLIDRDEVWRLKRAALELLRRVELTPGRRVAYHHFLAEQGQPLDDYAAWCALAEIHGPDWRSWPGGLADPRSTATTRARHDLLDRIDFHCRLAWLTDNQLWRAQRIARDAGMAVGVVHDLAAGVHPSGADAWAEQSVLAAGCTAGDPPDARDPRGTDRGVPPWRPDKLAAAGYGPYRSVLRAALRRAGALRIGHVSGLFRQWWVPAGRAPAEGTYVAYDAAAMLGVLALEAHRAGTPVIGEDPGGDPADGGVRDALAVRGVLGTSVLWTQRTQREAAPETVAGVPCPRPPEVWRADALAAVTGPDLPPTAARISGAHLALRHELGLLDAPLPAARVADAVEVGTWLDLLERLRLLPGGRADEASVITGLYRLLARSPARLVAVWLPDAAGDRRPQHVPGAGAEYPGWKLPVADPDGRTLLFEELADAPRTHRLLAEVVRELGGGDDADPDAPDGEQSGGEQSGERESGGEESGGEDSRAETRAASGRTSGEAPRA from the coding sequence ATGTCTCTGGCGCGGTTAGCTGCGCTGCACGGAGTCGCGGTCAGTCACGAACACACACCGGGCCGCGCCCTCCCCGTCCCCGAGGACACTCTCGTCGCCGTCCTCGCCGCACTCGGCGTGGACGCCTCGGGGCCCACCGCCGTCGCGGAAGCGCTCGCGGCGTACGAGAAGGCCGAGCGGGACCGCCTCCTGCCCGCGGCCGTCGTGCCACCCGCCGGCACCCGCCTCGACCTCGACCCGCTGCCCGACGGCACCGAGACCGCGCTGACCGGTGAGGACGGCGACGCGCTCGACCCGCGCGCCCCGCTCCCCCTCGGCGTGCACACCCTCACCGCCACCGCCCCCGACGGGCGCACCGGCCGGGCCACCGTCATCGCCGCTCCCACGCGCGTGCCGCAGCCGCGGCGGCGCGGCGCGGGGCTCGCGCTCCCGCTGCCCGCGCTGCTGTCCGGCCGCTCCTGGGGCATGGGCGACCTCGGCGACCTCGCCGAGCTGGCGGCCTGGTCCGCGCGCACCCACGGCATGGACTTCGTGCAACTGGCGCCGCTGCACGCCGCCGTGCCCGGCGCCGCGGGGCGGCCCGCGGACCCGTCCCCGTACCGGCCCTCCTCGCGGCGCTTCGCCGACCCCGTGCACCTGCGGATCGAGGACATACCGGAGTACCGCTACCTCGCCCCCGCCGACCGCGCCCAGGCCGACGAACTCGCCGGCCGCGCCGCCGCGCTGCGCGAGAAGGTACGCGCCAAGGGCGGGCTCATCGACCGCGACGAGGTGTGGCGGCTCAAGCGCGCCGCGCTGGAACTGCTGCGCCGCGTCGAGCTGACGCCCGGCCGGCGCGTCGCGTACCACCACTTCCTCGCCGAACAGGGCCAGCCGCTCGACGACTACGCCGCCTGGTGCGCGCTGGCCGAGATCCACGGCCCCGACTGGCGCTCCTGGCCCGGCGGCCTCGCCGACCCGCGCTCCACCGCCACCACCCGGGCCCGGCACGACCTGCTCGACCGCATCGACTTCCACTGCCGGCTCGCCTGGCTCACCGACAACCAGCTCTGGCGCGCCCAGCGGATCGCCCGGGACGCGGGCATGGCCGTCGGCGTCGTGCACGACCTGGCGGCCGGCGTGCACCCCTCGGGCGCCGACGCCTGGGCGGAGCAGTCCGTCCTCGCCGCCGGCTGCACCGCCGGCGACCCGCCGGACGCCCGCGACCCCCGCGGTACGGACCGGGGCGTGCCGCCGTGGCGGCCCGACAAGCTGGCGGCCGCGGGCTACGGCCCGTACCGCTCGGTGCTGCGCGCCGCGCTGCGGCGGGCGGGGGCGCTGCGCATCGGGCACGTGAGCGGGCTGTTCCGGCAGTGGTGGGTGCCGGCGGGCCGGGCGCCGGCGGAGGGCACGTACGTCGCGTACGACGCGGCGGCGATGCTCGGCGTGCTGGCGCTGGAGGCGCACCGGGCGGGCACGCCGGTGATCGGCGAGGACCCGGGCGGCGACCCGGCCGACGGCGGCGTACGGGACGCGCTGGCGGTGCGCGGCGTGCTGGGCACGTCTGTGTTGTGGACGCAGCGGACCCAGCGCGAGGCGGCGCCGGAGACCGTCGCGGGCGTTCCGTGCCCGCGGCCGCCGGAGGTCTGGCGGGCCGACGCGCTGGCCGCGGTCACCGGCCCCGACCTGCCGCCCACCGCGGCCCGGATCAGCGGCGCACACCTGGCGCTCCGCCACGAACTCGGCCTCCTCGACGCCCCGCTGCCCGCCGCCCGCGTCGCCGACGCGGTCGAGGTCGGCACGTGGCTCGACCTGCTCGAACGGCTCCGGCTGCTGCCCGGCGGACGGGCCGACGAGGCGTCCGTCATCACCGGCCTGTACCGCCTCCTCGCCCGCAGCCCCGCGCGGCTCGTCGCCGTCTGGCTGCCGGACGCGGCCGGCGACCGCCGGCCGCAGCACGTGCCGGGCGCGGGCGCGGAGTACCCCGGCTGGAAGCTGCCGGTCGCCGATCCGGACGGCCGCACGCTGCTCTTCGAGGAACTGGCCGACGCGCCGCGCACGCACCGGTTGCTGGCGGAGGTGGTGCGCGAACTCGGCGGCGGGGACGACGCGGACCCGGACGCTCCCGACGGAGAGCAGTCCGGCGGCGAGCAGTCCGGTGAGCGGGAGTCCGGCGGCGAGGAGTCCGGTGGGGAGGACTCGCGCGCGGAGACCCGCGCCGCCTCCGGGCGTACGAGCGGGGAGGCGCCCCGTGCGTAG
- the pepN gene encoding aminopeptidase N, translated as MPGTNLTREEARERARLLKVDAYEIDLDISGAKEGGTFRSVTTVRFSAAEEGAETFADLVAPEVHEVVLNGTALDAAEVFADSRIALPGLRAGENELRVVADCAYTNTGEGLHRFVDPVDGETYLYTQFEVPDARRVFASFEQPDLKATFAFTVTAPEGWQVVSNSPAPEPAGGVWRFPPTPRISTYITALIAGPYASVQGTWEGDGRTVPLGVYCRPSLAEYLDAEAIFEVTRQGFDWFQQRFDYPYPFEKYDQLFVPEFNAGAMENAGAVTFRDQYVFRSKVTDAAYEMRADTILHELAHMWFGDLVTMEWWNDLWLNESFATYSSTACLAQAPGSRWPHAWTSFANQMKTWAYRQDQLPSTHPIMAEITDLDDVLVNFDGITYAKGASVLKQLVAYVGEDEFFRGVQAYFKRHAFGNTRLSDLLGALEETSGRDLAAWSKAWLETAGINVLRPELETGPDGVVRSFAIRQEAPALPAGAKGEPVLRPHRIAVGLYDLKDGRLVRTDRLELDIDGELTDVPQLAGRPRPAVILLNDDDLTYAKVRLDPASLDVVTRHLGDFETTLPRALCWASAWDMTRDGELATRDYLALVLSGIRKESDIGVVQSLHRQVKLALDLYAAPDWRATGLARWTAEAETRLHAAEPGGDHQLAWARAFAATARTDDQLDLLAGLLDGSRTIDGLDVDTELRWTLLHRLAATGRADDDAIAAELERDRTAAGERHAASARAARPTAAAKSRAWQEVVEEGNLANAVQEAVISGFVQTDQRDLLAPFTAKYFDAVKDVFDSRSHEIAQQIVVGLYPALQVSQATLDATDTWLAETQPSPALRRMVTESRAGVERALRAQQADAAAGS; from the coding sequence GTGCCTGGCACGAATCTGACCCGGGAAGAGGCGCGGGAGCGCGCGCGCCTGCTGAAGGTGGACGCGTACGAGATCGACCTCGACATCTCCGGCGCCAAGGAGGGGGGCACCTTCCGGTCGGTGACGACGGTGCGGTTCTCGGCCGCCGAGGAGGGCGCGGAGACCTTCGCCGACCTCGTCGCGCCCGAGGTGCACGAGGTGGTGCTGAACGGCACCGCGCTCGACGCCGCCGAGGTCTTCGCCGACTCCCGGATCGCCCTGCCGGGGCTGCGCGCGGGGGAGAACGAGCTGCGGGTCGTCGCCGACTGCGCGTACACCAATACGGGTGAAGGTCTGCACCGCTTCGTCGACCCGGTGGACGGCGAGACGTATCTGTACACGCAGTTCGAGGTGCCCGACGCCCGCCGGGTGTTCGCGAGCTTCGAGCAGCCGGACCTCAAGGCGACGTTCGCCTTCACGGTGACCGCGCCGGAGGGATGGCAGGTCGTCTCCAACTCCCCGGCGCCGGAGCCGGCGGGCGGGGTGTGGCGCTTCCCGCCCACGCCGCGCATCTCGACGTACATCACCGCGCTGATCGCCGGGCCCTACGCGTCGGTGCAGGGCACCTGGGAGGGCGACGGGCGGACGGTGCCGCTGGGCGTGTACTGCCGGCCGTCGCTCGCGGAGTACCTGGACGCGGAGGCGATCTTCGAGGTCACCCGGCAGGGCTTCGACTGGTTCCAGCAGCGGTTCGACTACCCGTACCCGTTCGAGAAGTACGACCAGCTCTTCGTCCCGGAGTTCAACGCCGGCGCGATGGAGAACGCGGGCGCGGTCACCTTCCGCGACCAGTACGTGTTCCGTTCCAAGGTCACGGACGCGGCGTACGAGATGCGGGCCGACACGATCCTGCACGAGCTGGCCCACATGTGGTTCGGCGACCTGGTGACCATGGAGTGGTGGAACGACCTCTGGCTGAACGAGTCGTTCGCCACGTACTCCTCCACCGCCTGCCTCGCCCAGGCGCCCGGCTCGCGCTGGCCGCACGCGTGGACGTCGTTCGCGAACCAGATGAAGACGTGGGCGTACCGCCAGGACCAACTGCCGTCCACCCACCCGATCATGGCCGAGATCACCGACCTCGACGACGTGCTCGTCAACTTCGACGGCATCACGTACGCGAAGGGCGCCTCGGTGCTCAAGCAGCTCGTGGCCTACGTGGGCGAGGACGAGTTCTTCCGCGGCGTGCAGGCGTACTTCAAGCGCCACGCCTTCGGCAACACCCGGCTGAGCGACCTGCTCGGCGCGCTGGAGGAGACCAGCGGGCGGGATCTCGCGGCCTGGTCCAAGGCGTGGCTGGAGACCGCCGGGATCAACGTGCTGCGCCCCGAGCTGGAGACCGGACCGGACGGCGTGGTCAGGTCGTTCGCCATCCGCCAGGAGGCTCCCGCGCTGCCCGCGGGCGCCAAGGGCGAGCCGGTGCTGCGCCCGCACCGCATCGCCGTCGGGCTGTACGACCTGAAGGACGGCCGGCTGGTCCGCACCGACCGGCTGGAGCTGGACATCGACGGCGAGCTCACCGACGTCCCGCAGTTGGCGGGCCGCCCCCGCCCCGCGGTCATCCTGCTCAACGACGACGACCTCACCTACGCCAAGGTCCGGCTCGACCCCGCCTCCCTGGACGTGGTCACCCGCCACCTCGGCGACTTCGAGACCACGCTGCCGCGGGCGCTGTGCTGGGCGTCGGCCTGGGACATGACCCGCGACGGCGAGCTGGCCACCCGGGACTACCTGGCCCTCGTCCTCTCCGGCATCCGCAAGGAAAGCGACATCGGCGTGGTGCAGTCCCTGCACCGCCAGGTGAAGCTGGCCCTCGACCTCTACGCGGCCCCCGACTGGCGGGCCACGGGCCTGGCCCGCTGGACGGCCGAGGCCGAGACCCGGCTGCACGCCGCCGAGCCGGGCGGCGACCACCAGCTCGCCTGGGCCCGCGCCTTCGCGGCCACCGCCCGCACCGACGACCAACTCGACCTGCTCGCCGGTCTCCTCGACGGGTCCCGCACGATCGACGGCCTCGACGTCGACACCGAGCTGCGCTGGACGCTGCTGCACCGCCTGGCCGCCACCGGCCGCGCGGACGACGACGCGATCGCGGCGGAGCTGGAGCGCGACAGGACCGCCGCGGGCGAACGCCACGCGGCCTCGGCGCGGGCGGCCCGGCCGACCGCGGCGGCGAAGTCGCGCGCGTGGCAGGAGGTCGTCGAGGAGGGCAACCTCGCCAACGCGGTTCAGGAGGCGGTGATCAGCGGCTTCGTCCAGACCGACCAGCGCGACCTGCTGGCCCCGTTCACGGCGAAGTACTTCGACGCGGTCAAGGACGTCTTCGACTCCCGCAGCCACGAGATCGCCCAGCAGATCGTGGTCGGCCTCTACCCGGCCCTCCAGGTCTCCCAGGCCACCCTGGACGCCACGGACACCTGGCTCGCCGAGACCCAGCCGTCCCCGGCCCTGCGCCGCATGGTGACGGAGTCCCGCGCCGGCGTGGAACGCGCCCTCCGCGCCCAACAGGCCGACGCCGCCGCCGGGTCCTGA